The following coding sequences are from one Xylanibacillus composti window:
- a CDS encoding decaprenyl-phosphate phosphoribosyltransferase codes for MFVHFTQKVNHMLMVKVTGFKHFLKLFRMRQWSKNIFVFAGLLLALDSVDFIMVQQAVFAFFLFCGISSSVYMINDVVDIEKDRLHPVKRNRPLPSGQVKAAHAAIAAILLSATILFLSFRLNVYFGFTLSSYFLLNLLYSFKLKHYVFVDVIIISSGFVLRALSGILIAGAAISLWLLLSVAFLTLFLGVNKRKKELLLLKEDSTAHRKNLSQYSIGLINEMIPMLTSCTVITYSFFIIYESDSKHMIVTIPMVLYGIFRYQYLTNRTEYGESPELVLLRDKPTVLIMLLWAVMFGLNVMAL; via the coding sequence ATGTTTGTGCATTTTACGCAGAAGGTCAATCATATGCTGATGGTAAAAGTCACGGGATTTAAGCATTTCCTTAAGCTTTTTCGCATGCGTCAGTGGTCGAAGAACATTTTTGTCTTCGCGGGTCTCCTGCTAGCGCTGGACAGTGTGGATTTCATTATGGTGCAGCAAGCGGTCTTTGCGTTCTTCCTGTTCTGCGGCATATCCAGCTCCGTATACATGATCAATGATGTGGTGGATATTGAAAAAGACCGGCTTCATCCAGTGAAGCGCAATCGTCCGCTGCCGTCCGGACAGGTGAAGGCCGCTCATGCTGCGATTGCGGCAATCTTGCTTAGTGCCACCATTCTCTTCTTGTCTTTCCGGTTAAACGTTTACTTCGGCTTTACACTCTCCTCCTACTTCTTATTGAATCTCTTGTATTCATTCAAATTGAAACATTACGTGTTCGTCGATGTCATCATTATTTCCTCCGGCTTCGTGCTGCGGGCGCTATCCGGCATCCTGATCGCAGGCGCTGCGATATCTCTGTGGCTTCTGCTCAGCGTCGCGTTCCTGACATTGTTCCTGGGGGTGAACAAGCGCAAGAAGGAGCTGCTGCTGCTGAAGGAGGATTCGACGGCACATCGCAAAAATTTAAGCCAATATTCTATCGGACTGATCAACGAGATGATTCCGATGCTCACCTCCTGTACGGTGATTACTTATTCATTCTTCATTATTTATGAGTCGGACTCCAAGCACATGATTGTGACGATCCCGATGGTGCTGTACGGCATCTTCCGCTACCAGTACTTGACCAACCGCACCGAGTATGGCGAGAGTCCTGAATTGGTCCTGCTGCGGGACAAGCCCACGGTGCTGATCATGCTGCTTTGGGCGGTCATGTTCGGACTTAATGTGATGGCATTATGA
- a CDS encoding response regulator transcription factor: MGTTILIVQENPEWLKLLTAFLNDEHDFLIVGAVTSHQQAMRAAKAILPDIVVMDVQMKDGSWEEGVQAIAEMTSMTDSKAVKALVFSALRDEHVIQQCFLAGALHYTYTDSFRDLPHIIRSCFRSNSPMEVLLKDYLRLKREERLKVLTAAERTIFELVREGMTLADISRKLMKSERTLKNQVNSMLKKLQARSCKEAISKLERMEETPVLQEIH; encoded by the coding sequence TTGGGCACTACCATCCTGATCGTGCAGGAGAATCCGGAATGGCTCAAGCTGTTGACCGCCTTTCTGAACGACGAGCATGATTTTCTCATCGTAGGCGCCGTCACCTCGCATCAACAAGCCATGCGGGCAGCCAAAGCCATCCTGCCGGACATTGTCGTTATGGATGTACAGATGAAGGATGGGAGTTGGGAGGAAGGCGTCCAGGCGATTGCCGAAATGACCAGCATGACGGATTCGAAAGCGGTGAAAGCGCTGGTTTTTTCAGCCCTCCGCGATGAGCATGTAATTCAGCAGTGTTTTCTTGCCGGTGCTTTGCATTACACGTATACGGACAGCTTCCGGGACTTGCCTCACATCATACGCTCGTGCTTTCGAAGCAACTCCCCTATGGAAGTGCTGCTTAAGGATTATTTGCGCCTGAAACGGGAGGAACGGTTAAAGGTGCTGACTGCAGCTGAGCGAACTATATTCGAATTGGTGAGAGAGGGGATGACGCTGGCGGACATTTCCCGCAAGCTGATGAAGTCTGAGCGGACGCTCAAGAATCAGGTAAATTCCATGCTGAAGAAGCTGCAGGCGCGAAGCTGCAAGGAAGCGATCAGCAAGCTGGAGCGCATGGAAGAAACGCCGGTGCTCCAGGAAATCCATTAG